AAAGTGTGGACAACATTGTCATTCTAGGCCTTGTGTTCCCTGTCAAAGTGTACACCACATTGTCATTATAGGCCATGTGTTTCCTACCAAAGTATGGACCACATTGTCATTATAGGCCATGTGTTCTCTGTCAAAGTGTATACCACATTGTGAATCCAGGCCTTGTGTTTCCTATCAAAGTGTGGACCACATTGTCATTATAGGCCATGTGTTCCCTGTCAAAGTGTGGACCACATTGTGAATCCAGTCCTTGTGTTCCCTGTCAAAGTGTGGACCACATTGTGAATCCAGGCTTTGTGTTCCCTGTCAAAGTGTGGACCACATTGTCAATATAGGCCTTGTGTTTCCTGTCAAAGTGTGTACCACATTGTCATTATAGGCCATGTGTTCCCTGTCAAAGTATGGACCACATTGTCCTTACAGGCGATGTGTTCCATGTCAAAGTGGTGACGACATTGTCATTCTAGGCTGTGTGTTTCCTGTCAAAGTGTACACCACATTGTCATTATAGGCCATGTGTTCTCTGTCAAAGTGTATACCACATTGTGAATACAGGCCTTGTGTTTCTTGTCAAAGTGTGGACCACATTGTCATTATAGGCCATGTGTTTCCTATCAAAGTATGGACCACATTGTCATTATAGGCCATGTGTTCCATGTCAAAGTGTGGACAACATTGTCATTATAGGCCATGTGTTCTATGTCAAAGTGTTGACCACATTGTGAATTCAGTCCTTGTGTTCCCTGTCAAAGTGTGGACCACATTGTGAATCCTGGCCTTGTGTTCCCTGTCAAAGTGTGGACCACATTGTGAATCCAGGCCTTGCGTTCACATTGTGAATCCAGGCCTTGCGTTCACTGTCAAAGTGTGTACCACATTGTCATTATAGGCCATGTGGTTCCTATCAAAGTATGGACCACATTGTCATTATAGGCCATGTGTTTCCCGTCAAAGTGTATACCACATTGTGAATCCAGGCCTTGTGTTTCTTGTCAAAGTATGGACCACATTGTCATTATAGGCCATGTGTTCCATGTCAAAGTGTGGACAACATTGTCATTAAAGGCTGTGTTTTCCCTTTCAAAGTGTATACCACATTGTGAATCCAGGCCTTGTATTCCCTGTCAAAGTGTGGACCACATTGTGAATCCAGGCCTTGTGTTCCCTGTCAAAGTGTGTACAACATTGTCATTATAGGCCGTGTGTTCCATGTCAAAGTGTGTACCACATTGTCATTATAGACCGTGTTTTCCCTGTCAAAGTGTACACCACATTGTGAATCCAGTCCTTGTGTTCCCTGTCAAAGTATGGACCACATTGTCATTATAGGCCATGTGTTTCCTGTCAAAGTGTGGACCACATTGTGAATCCAGGTCTTGTGTTTCTTGTCAAAGTGTGTACCACAttgtcattatagactgtgtgtTTCCTGTCAAAGTGTGGACCACATTGTGAATCCAGGCCATGTGTTCCCTGTCAAAGTTCAGACCTTATTTTCATTATAGGACGTGTGTTCTCTTTCAAAATGTGGATCACATTGTCTTTATAGGCCATGTGTTCTCTGTCAAAGTGTGGACGACATTGTCATTTTAGGCCATATGTTCCCTATCAAAGTGTGTACAACAttgtcattatagactgtgtgtTTCCTGTCAAAGTGTGTACCACAttgtcattatagactgtgtgtTTCCTGTCAAAGTGTGTACCACAttgtcattatagactgtgtgtTTCCTGTCAAAGTGTGGACCATAttgtcattatagactgtgtgtTTCCTGTCAAAGTGTACACCACATTGTCATTATAGGCCATGTGTTCTCTGTCAAAGTGTATACCACATTGTGAATACAGGCCTTGTGTTTCTTGTCAAAGTGTGGACCACATTGTCATTATAGGCCATGTGTTTCCTATCAAAGTATGGACCACATTGTCATTATAGGCCATGTGTTCCATGTCAAAGTGTGGACAACATTGTCATTATAGGCCATGTGTTCTATGTCAAAGTGTATACCACATTGTGAATCCAGGCCTTGTGTTTCCTGTCAAAGTGTGGACCACATTGTCATTATAGGCCATGTGTTCCCTGTCAAAGTGTTGACCACATTGTGAATCCAGTCCTTGTGTTCCCTGTCAAAGTGTGGACCACATTGTGAATCCTGGCCTTGTGTTCCCTGTCAAAGTGTGGACCACATTGTGAATCCAGGCCTTGCGTTCACTGTCAAAGTGTGTACCACATTGTCATTATAGGCCATGTGGTTCCTATCAAAGTATGGACCACATTGTCATTATAGGCCATGTGTTCCCTGTCAAAGTGTGGACCACATTGTGAATCCAGGCCTTGTGTTCACTGTCAAAGTGTGGACCACATTGTCATTATAGGCCATGTGGTTCCTATCAAAGTATGGACCACATTGTCATTATAGGCCATGTGTTTCCCGTCAAAGTGTATACCACATTGTGAATCCAGGCCTTGTATTCCCTGTCAAAGTGTGGACCACATTGTGAATCCAGGCCTTGTGTTCCCTGTCAAAGTGTGTACAACATTGTCATTATAGGCCGTGTGTTCCATGTCAAAGTGTGTACCACATTGTCATTATAGACCGTGTTTTCCCTGTCAAAGTGTACACCACATTGTGAATCCAGGCCTTGTGTTTCTTGTCAAAGTGTGTACCACAttgtcattatagactgtgtgtTTCCTGTCAAAGTGTGGACCACATGTGTGAATCCAGGACTTGTGTTTCTTGTCAAAGTGTGTACCACAttgtcattatagactgtgtgtTTCCTGTCAAAGTGTGGACCACATTGTGAATCCAGGCCTTGTGTTCCCTGTCAAAGTGTGTACCACATTGTCATTATAGGCCATGTGTTCTCTGTCAAAGTGTGGACCACATTTTCATTATAGGACGTGTGTTCTCTTTCAAAATGTGGATCACATTGTCTTTATAGGCCATGTGTTCTCTGTCAAAGTGTGgacgacattgtcattataggCCATATGTTCCCTATCAAAGTGTGGACCACATTGTGAATCCAGGCCTTGTGTTTCCTGTCAAAGTGTGTACCACATTTTCATTATAGGCCATGTGTTCTCTGTCAAAGTGTGTACCACATTGTCATTATAGGCCATGTGTTCTCTGTCAAAGTGTGGACCACATTGTGAATCCAGTCCTTGTGTTCCCTGTCAAAGTGTGGACCACATTGTCAATATAGGCCTTGTGTTCCCTGTCAAAGTATGGACCACATTGTCCTTACAGGCGATGTGTTCCATGTCAAAGTGTGTACCACATTGTCATTCTAGGCTGTGTGTTTCCTGTCAAAGTGTACACCACATTGTCATTATAGGCCATGTGTTCTCTGTCAAAGTGTATACCACATTGTGAATACAGGCCTTGTGTTTCTTGTCAAAGTGTGGACCACATTGTCATTATAGGCCATGTGTTTCCTATCAAAGTATGGACCACATTGTCATTATAGGACATGTGTTCCATGTCAAAGTGTGGACCACATTGTCATTATAGGCCATGTGTTCTATGTCAAAGTGTATACCACATTGTGAATCCAGGCCTTGTGTTTCCTGTCAAAGTGTGGACCACATTGTCATTATAGGCCATGTGTTCCCTGTCAAAGTGTGGACCACATTGTCATTATAGGCCATGTGTTCCCTGTCAAAGTGTGGACCACATTGTGAATCCAGTCCTTGTGTTCCCTGTCAAAGTGTGGACCACATTGTGAATCCAGGCCTTGTGTTCCCTGTCAAAGTGTGGACCACATTGTGAATCCAGGCCTTGCGTTCACTGTCAAAGTGTGTACCACATTGTCATTATAGGCCATGTGGTTCCTATCAAAGTATGGACCACAttgtcattatagactgtgtgtTTCCCGTCAAAGTGTATACCACATTGTGAATCCAGTCCTTGTGTTCCCTGTCAAAGTATGGACCACATTGTCATTATAGGCCATGTGTTTCCCGTCAAAGTGTATACCACATTGTGAATCCAGGCCTTGTGTTTCTTGTCAAAGTGTGTACCACATTGTCATTATAGGCCATATGTTCCCTGTCAAAGTGTGGACCACATTGTGAATCCAGGCCTTGTGTTCCCTGTCAAAGTATGGACCACATTGTCCTTACAGGCGATGTGTTCCATGTCAAAGTGTATACCACATTGTGAATCCAGGCCTTGTGTTTCTTGTCAAAGTGTGTACCACAttgtcattatagactgtgtgtTTCCTGTCAAAGTGTGGACCACATTGTGAATCCAGGCCATGTGTTCCCTGTCAAAGTTCAGACCTTATTTTCATTATAGGACGTGTGTTCTCTTTCAAAATGTGGATCACATTGTCTTTATAGGCCATGTGTTCTCTGTCAAAGTGTGgacgacattgtcattataggCCATATGTTCCCTATCAAAGTGTGTACCACAttgtcattatagactgtgtgtTTCCTGTCAAAGTGTGGACCATAttgtcattatagactgtgtgtTTCCTGTCAAAGTGTGGACCACAttgtcattatagactgtgtgtTTCCTGTCAAAGTGTGGACCACAttgtcattatagactgtgtgtTTCCTGTCAAAGTGTGGACCACATTGTGAATTCAGGCCTTGTGTTTCCAAAGTTGTCAAAGTGTGGACCACATTGTCATTATAGGCCATGTGTTTCCTGTCAAAGTGTGGACCACATTGTCATTATAGGCCATGTGTTCTCTGTCAAAGTGTGTACCACATTGTCATTATAGGCCATGTGTTCTCTGTCAAAGTGTGGACCACATTGTCATTTTATAGGCCATGTGTTTTCTGTCAAAGTGTGGACCACATTGTGAATCCAGGCCTTGTGTTCCGTGTTAAAGTGTGGACCACATTGTCATTATAGGCCATGTGTTCTCTGTCAAAGTGTGGACCACATTGTCATTTTATAGGCCATGTGTTTTCTGTCAAAGTGTGGACCACATTGTGAATCCAGGCCTTGTGTTCCGTGTTAAAGTGTGGACCACATTGTCATTATAGGCCATGTGGTTCCTATCAAAGTATGTACCACATTGTCATTATAGGCCATGTGTTCTCTGTCAAAGTATGTACCACATTGTCATTATAGGTGGTGTGTTCCCTGTCAAAGTGTACACCACATTGTCAATCCAGGCCTTGTGTTCCCTGTCAATATTGTTAATTCAGAAATCACAGTATAAACAGCCTTTTGGGGGAATATAATGCATAGGCATGACTTGTTAGGAATGGTAGTATTCTAAATACATTTGACGTCATAAACCAtctaataatatttttgttgggTGTTTGATCAGATTCCCTGGGCAGATGTTCCTTTGTCTGAGCTACTTAGTCTGATTGATAGAGTGAACCAGAAATATCAAGGTAagtgtttacaatgtcatgttttggtAAAGATTGTCAGAAGATTGCTTGAGTTCTATTTCTTATCAATACTCTGGAGCCCTGACCTACCGCCAGTACCTTACCAGTTCATGTCACTAAAGCATTCTACTAGAGAGGGCTAGTTACAGAATATTACCAGTATTAACCATTTTTTGATAGTACACACTTGGTAATTAAaactcaagaaatattgatataaatgttatatttacttatCATCAATGTCATGAATAAGATAAACTCAGGGATTTTTCCAGAATATGTTGAAGCCATTCCAACAGAGATCCTAGATCATGAAAGTTTGCAGGAAGAGTTGGCCAATGACAATTTCAGAATACCAGCTCTTAGGCACAGAAAGCAACAGGTAAGTCTACAGTTGTATGTAATAGATATCTTATTAAAAACTTAGAGttacaatataaataatgttatagaagggttttatcattgtatgtagaaCTTTGTATATAATGGTAATACTGTTGCTCTAGATGACAGgacaattgtatatatataatggtaatACTGTTGCTCTAGATGACAGgacaattgtatatatataatggtaatACTGTTGCTCTAGATGACAGgacaattgtatatatatatatatgatggtaATACTGTTGCTTTAGATGACAGGAcaattgtgtgtatatatatatatatatatatatatataatggtaatACTGTTGCTCTAGATGACAggacaattatatatatatatatataatggtaatACTGTTGCTCTAGATGACAGGACAATTGTTAGCttacctggtccgaaggaccgaggtgagcttatgggataccgcagcgtccggcgtccagCGTCTGGCGTctgtcaacaatcgacttcttctccataaccgctggtcggatttcaacaaaatttgactggtagcatccttatgggctactaactgaaaattgtacaaatgatggggctgaccccccgggggcctgaagggcggggccaaaaggggtcaatttggctatttccatataaacgacttcttctctgaaaccaagcatgggatagcacccataatgcaatggtagcatccttatagggtggggattcaaaagtgtacaaatgatggggctgaccccccgggggcctgagggcggggtcaaatggggtcaatttggctatttccataaaaacgacttcttctctgaaactaagcaagagatagcactcataatgcaatggtagtatcgttatagggtggggattcaaaattgtacaaatgatggggctgacccctggggggcctgaggggcggggtcaaaaggggtcaatttggctatttccatataaacgacttcttctctgaaaccaagcatggtatGGCACCCATAATGtaatgatagcatccttatagggtggggattcaaaattgtgcaaatgatagggctgaccccccccccccccccccccccccgggggcttgaggggcggggtcaaaaggggtcaatttggctttttccatataaatgacttcttctctgcaactaagcgtggtatagcacccataatgcaatggtagcatccttatagggtggggattccaaattgtgcaaatgatggggctgaccccccgggggcctgaggggcggggtcaaaaggggccaatttggctatttccatataaacgacttcttctctgaaactaagcatggtatagcacccataatacaatggtagcatccttatagtgtggggattcaaaattgtgcaaatgatagggctgaccccccggggacttgaggggcggggtcagaaggggtcaatttggctatttctctgcaacttaacatgggattacgctcataatgcaatggttacatccttatagggtggggattccaaattgtgcaaatgatagggctgacccccgggggcctgaagggtggggtcaaaaggggttaatttagctatttccatataaacgacttcttctctgcaactaagaatggaagagcacttataatgcaatggtagcatccttatagggttgggatttgaaattgtacaaatgatagggctgacccccggggccttagacggcaatagatgcgaggtcaaaaaggtcaattaggctactactttcatataaattactttgtctctgaacctatgtattggatagcatatttgtatggtatcaatagcatcactgtatggttgtgattcaaaattaaactttgggagtcaattttgcttatttttctaattgtcagagtcttgtgataattactaacaaaaaaccaggtgagcgatacagaccctctaggcctcttgtatatatataatggtaatACTGTTGCTCTAGATGACAGGACAATtgcatatctatatattatggTAATACTGTTGCTCTAGATGACAGgacaattgtatatatatataatggtaatACTGTTGCTCTTTTTATGAAACGgatgtgttcaattattttaaGGGGGGAGTGGGGAGGACACAGAATTTTGAGAATTTCGAGAGGTCCAATGGGCAAAAATGTATTGCAAGAATAATCTCAGGTCATTGATAATGACTGCCAGAGTTATTATTAAATAGCACCATTTTACTTCTATTCCCAAAAAGTTCTTTTTTGCTTTCgtgaaacaaaatcaacaggGACTGCTCCTGCTACTTGACTATACATTCTACTACATTTGCTTTGTCCTTTAGGCATCACTTATTGGACATCTAGGGAAAATGGATCTTCTTAAGGATAAGATGTGTTATGTAGAACTTGGTGCTGGAAAGGGTAAATGATCTTTATTATTAATGGTACATTGTCTTATCATTGTATCTGACTCAGTTAATTCTTAAAGTTTTGGTTTTAATTGATCTACAAATTAACATATATGTTCATACTGAATATTCAATTACTTAATTTTAATGGCTTTGTTGTAATTGTTGATTTTAATGgctttgttttaattgttgattttaatggctttgttgtaattgttgattttaatggctttgttttaattgttgattttaatggctttgttttaattgttgattttaatggctttgttttgattattgattttaatggctttgtttaattattgattttaatggctttgttttgattattgattttaatggctttgttttaattgttgattttaatggctttgttttaattgttgattttaatggctttgttttaattgttgattttaatggctttgttttgattattgattttaatggctttgttttaattgttgattttaatggctttgttttaattgttgattttaatggctttgttgtaattgttgattttaatggctttgttttaattgttgattttaatggctttgttttgattgttgattttattgtataaCTTTAGGTATGTTATCCCATTGGATCCAGAAAGCTTCAGATAAATGTAACGACACAGCCTTTTTGTTGGTGGACAGGGGTCATGTTCGGTACAAGGTCAGTACAACATTGTCAAGGTCACTTATTCATTTCAGTCTCAATGTTATAGGTTAATCGATGTTAtaaaaatggatgttgtcactGTTGAGAAAGTACTGTAATGtattatgatcattttaatatgacaatatacattttatattgcGATAGGTATTTGATTTATGTGTGAATTTAATTGGTACCTGTTACTGGTAAATACTAATTGATGTGAATTTCACttctctatatattgtacagaagAAAAGGCTTAATATGACCCTAAGCAGTTATTGATCTACTAAAAGGTTGATAGATAAATACAACTATAATTGGATATCAATCTGTATATGACCCTGGTAGCAATATTATCACAATGGTTTACAGGCAGAAAACCAACACAAATGGGGTGAGAGTGGTCCTAGATTTGAGCGGATTAGGATTGATATTGCCAACCTTCACCTAGGTAAGATATTCAACACTTATTGCTATtatgaatttgtttttttatgtccTCCGATTTCAGTATTTTCCCAAAATGTTATATTTCTAGAACAGTTTTATCACATtgtgtaatgaaataaaatcaatttgttGAAGGGAAGGTGCCCAGTATACATGACAACAAGCGCCCGGTAGTTGCTGTAGGAAAACACCTATGTGGGGGCGCCACCGGTAAGTTAcgttacatgtataaaaacaagaaaaatgaGATCACAGTAAATAAGATTCCCAAAAATACCATATTCTTTATATAATGGATGCAAGTGTACTGTTAACCACATTTTTCCACAAGATACATTTGGTTTTTGGTGTAAGTTCAAagatcattcaaattcaaatgcttcaagaataattaatatttgaatGCTTGATTGTCGATTTTCAGTAAGACCTCTTATGATTAAGCTTatccacaaaaataaaaaagatgcAGAATTGTATGCATGAAAATTAAGTGTTTTACAGTATCAActgtcaatgtcatttaaggacatgatAGATTTTAGAGGTATAGAtaagccagagtacctggagaaaagtCACTGACAACTGCCTGAATGGATTTCTAACCTACAACCCAGAGATTGATGGCGGCTCAGTGTCAGGACTCCTTATTACTGTGGTTGTTGTATTGGCTGTAACTGAAATAGTTGTAatgatatctatatacatgGATTATACATAATTATGGTGGTAATAAGGAGCTTCTTTGTAACTGTTGTAATATTTAAGATTATTTATCATTGCATCAGATCTAGCGGTGCGATGTGTGACAAATACCTTGACTACTGACGACTCCATAGAGACGGCTAGAGGAAATGAACCAGCATGTAAACGCTCCAAACCCAACACCAGGTATAACATCAGGATCGAGTGATGCATATCTCTGGTCCTGTATATTCTTCATTTTCTGTCAAAGAGCATATGATACTCCATCTCtacaaattacagagttatctgcccttgtgggtaggtattgattgttacctAATTAATTTGGATATGAAAATTACATCATTTCCTCTTGCTTGCAACAAATGACATCAATGACATCAATACCTTcccacaagagcagataactcagtaatatcACATGAAACCCCTTCCTCCTAAAAAGTACTTGTAACTAATATTCTGAACTAATCCTATTTTTGCATTGACTTAATTTTGCGATTCAAGCCTAATTAATGCATTTTCACAGCAATTTAATGTAGTGATTTAGACTTGCATATGGTTCTGCTGTATCTGCACATGTGTTTGAAGCATTTTTGTGGTGTTTAATTGTCGTGATTCCCTATGGCCTGCAAATCAGCAGTAGACTGTCGATTACCTAGACtgtgttataaatatttctatgtTCCAGCTCCCTGTTTGCTGGTCTGACCATAGCTCTGTGCTGCCACCATCGCTGTACCTGGGAGACGTATGTAGGCAAATCGTTTATGAAGACATGTGGGTTTTCCTCTCGAGACTTTACTTTGATGTGTAAGCTGAGCAGTTGGACAGCAGCTACATGGAAAGGCTGGACTACTATTGAACAAATgaacaaagaaataaaatcatcatcaaatatagATAGCATTTCTCCAGTGTTACAAACTTCTGATGGAGGCAGCAGTGAAGGTTCAACCCGTGGTGAAGTTTCCTCTCCTCAAAGTGAGGCTAGTTGTACAGACCGTGCAGAGACAGTGTTGGAAGATAATAGAGATCTAGTCAGCCAGAGTGATGAGGCGGAGGATGAACATCAATCAGAACCTGCTCTCACCAGGTAAATTATGTAGAACTCACCAGGTAACCTTTGTCGAACTCACCAGATGAATTATGTAGAACTCACCAGGTAAATTTTGTAGAATTGAGCTCTCACCAAGTCACTTTTGTAAAAATGAGCTCTTTAAAAAACCAGAAAGGCcccaaaaaaaatgtctgtttagggttacccaacTTACCCAaccaaccctaatttttttacCCCGACCTTAATTTTTTTcctatgaaaaaaattataagtCAGGATTTTGATCTCGGacactaaaacaaaacaaaaaagtcccgacctaccgaccctttttttttgccaatgtaaccctaaacagacatattttttttttgtctaactGTTGTAGAATTGAGCCCTCACTGGGTAACTCGTGTAGAACTCACCAGagtttattataaaatttaaggGACAGATGATGAAATGTTTTCAGCTGTCTTGATTTTCATGATCTTTATCTTTGTTATAGAAATGACCTGTCTCTGCCAACAGAAGCCAGAGAAAAGATCGGGAGACAGTGTAAACGACTTATCGACTTCGGCCGGGTCCAGTATATGCGGGAACATGATATGGATTCAAAATTGGTGGTCTACATCGATGAAAGACTTACTCCTGAAAATGTGGCCATCATAGCACTGCCTCACAATCAGCTAAATACCTGTGGGCAGTCATAGCACTTGGTTATCAATCACAGCAGCACCGACCAGCTATCAGACATTGCTCAACCACTGCAGTGTAAAACAGTAGATCCTGGGGAAACTTCATACAGATTTTCAGCTTTAGATTTGATGTCATTATAGTAGTGATCACCTCAGCTGATCCTAGGTCACTATAATACTAACATTCATCTACAGTAGTACTGACAACGTTTACCATAGCAACTGACGTTTAGTGAGGATTTTGGGCCACATTAGAGCTGATCAAGTACCAGTCACTGCTGATATGATCATCAGTCATTCTATATGTAAATAGTAATATAATTTTATggtttattaaaacaaaatgtgcTTTTAAGTGTGAATGTATCTAGTGTAAATATCTAAAGTTATTACTTCCTTATGACTGGTTCCAGAAAGTACAAAGAAATCTCTCATTAAAGAATTCTCAATATTAACTTCTTTGATATTTGTTAAAGTCACCTAGCCATGACAGCCTtttacagcgccgttacaatAAGCGTACGTGTGACGGTCAGTCTAGTAGGTGGTTCgcttgattggtagctagtcAGGTTGCATGGTAGCTAGTCAGTTTGCCAACGACATTCAATAAGCTGTGTAAGCACGGCTCTCATTGGCTGTCCCTTCAATGTAGGGGCGGAGCTAAAATAGTTGGAAATGTCTGTCGTTGATTACTACATAAAATGATCGGCATCGTAAGCTTCATAATGTAAAAAGgttacacaaatacatttaattacCTCATGTAGAGACTCTAAATCAGCGCTAATCAGTGAAGTACGTATGGAAAGAGCTACTGTTTTAGCGGAAAAGTCTATCAGAAATTGTACGGAAAAGAAATCACCTGCTTCTGactaataatacatgtatctttaccGCAAGGTGTGTGAAACCAAATCGGGTACAATGTACAACTGACCATCGtgtcttgtcaaaatatattccgataaaatacggctttgacacatacctggatgttagtaggggatgCTATTCCAGCTGTAGgcgtagatttttttttaactttgtcaCCAGTATTTAATCAGAAAGATGCATTTGAATTTAGTGTCTCTGCTAAAATCAATCTCTTGTAAACTACCGCCGCGCATGCGCCAACATCCGAGAACATTACCTCGAAtaagaatcaaattaaattataatatttaggCAATGCATACAAACTCAAAGTCTActagaataacatcccctaatacatgtaacatccaggtatgtatcaaaaccgtgtttgatcggaatatATTCTGATAAGACATAATCTATTGTCAGCCGTACCTGATTTGTTTTTCCACACCAAACGGACCTTGCAGCGGAAAAGTCCGTCAGAaggtacaacagtagctaacGTTAGATTCGGCTGtgacattacatgtaacattagaATGGATACAATAGATCTAAACCCAACACATTAATAAACATGATGAAAAGTTTGATCCATTGGAACGGTGGTAGATACATAAGATTTCGCTACAGTAT
This portion of the Argopecten irradians isolate NY chromosome 6, Ai_NY, whole genome shotgun sequence genome encodes:
- the LOC138325984 gene encoding tRNA:m(4)X modification enzyme TRM13 homolog isoform X3, which encodes MSKIEKADVPEGSCAFFIERKARYCRFRPNQGQRYCAEHAGLLGIDTGRKRVKCPLNSKHTCYEDQLNKHLKKCRKQQSEIPVFHVDGINSGADSSDLDEETRKIPWADVPLSELLSLIDRVNQKYQGIFPEYVEAIPTEILDHESLQEELANDNFRIPALRHRKQQASLIGHLGKMDLLKDKMCYVELGAGKGMLSHWIQKASDKCNDTAFLLVDRGHVRYKAENQHKWGESGPRFERIRIDIANLHLGKVPSIHDNKRPVVAVGKHLCGGATDLAVRCVTNTLTTDDSIETARGNEPACKRSKPNTSSLFAGLTIALCCHHRCTWETYVGKSFMKTCGFSSRDFTLMCKLSSWTAATWKGWTTIEQMNKEIKSSSNIDSISPVLQTSDGGSSEGSTRGEVSSPQSEASCTDRAETVLEDNRDLVSQSDEAEDEHQSEPALTRSQRKDRETV
- the LOC138325984 gene encoding tRNA:m(4)X modification enzyme TRM13 homolog isoform X1, with product MSKIEKADVPEGSCAFFIERKARYCRFRPNQGQRYCAEHAGLLGIDTGRKRVKCPLNSKHTCYEDQLNKHLKKCRKQQSEIPVFHVDGINSGADSSDLDEETRKIPWADVPLSELLSLIDRVNQKYQGIFPEYVEAIPTEILDHESLQEELANDNFRIPALRHRKQQASLIGHLGKMDLLKDKMCYVELGAGKGMLSHWIQKASDKCNDTAFLLVDRGHVRYKAENQHKWGESGPRFERIRIDIANLHLGKVPSIHDNKRPVVAVGKHLCGGATDLAVRCVTNTLTTDDSIETARGNEPACKRSKPNTSSLFAGLTIALCCHHRCTWETYVGKSFMKTCGFSSRDFTLMCKLSSWTAATWKGWTTIEQMNKEIKSSSNIDSISPVLQTSDGGSSEGSTRGEVSSPQSEASCTDRAETVLEDNRDLVSQSDEAEDEHQSEPALTRNDLSLPTEAREKIGRQCKRLIDFGRVQYMREHDMDSKLVVYIDERLTPENVAIIALPHNQLNTCGQS
- the LOC138325984 gene encoding tRNA:m(4)X modification enzyme TRM13 homolog isoform X2, whose amino-acid sequence is MSKIEKADVPEGSCAFFIERKARYCRFRPNQGQRYCAEHAGLLGIDTGRKRVKCPLNSKHTCYEDQLNKHLKKCRKQQSEIPVFHVDGINSGADSSDLDEETRKIPWADVPLSELLSLIDRVNQKYQEYVEAIPTEILDHESLQEELANDNFRIPALRHRKQQASLIGHLGKMDLLKDKMCYVELGAGKGMLSHWIQKASDKCNDTAFLLVDRGHVRYKAENQHKWGESGPRFERIRIDIANLHLGKVPSIHDNKRPVVAVGKHLCGGATDLAVRCVTNTLTTDDSIETARGNEPACKRSKPNTSSLFAGLTIALCCHHRCTWETYVGKSFMKTCGFSSRDFTLMCKLSSWTAATWKGWTTIEQMNKEIKSSSNIDSISPVLQTSDGGSSEGSTRGEVSSPQSEASCTDRAETVLEDNRDLVSQSDEAEDEHQSEPALTRNDLSLPTEAREKIGRQCKRLIDFGRVQYMREHDMDSKLVVYIDERLTPENVAIIALPHNQLNTCGQS